Genomic DNA from Brassica rapa cultivar Chiifu-401-42 chromosome A04, CAAS_Brap_v3.01, whole genome shotgun sequence:
GTCATCTCCAGGCTCGAGCGCGAAAGGCAAGGATTAACCGACGGCGGCGGAGAACAGTGGCGTACGGCGGAGGATTTTCGCCTGCGCGATAAGAAAACCGAGGAAGAGAGGAGGCTTAGAGACACGTGGCGTAAGATCCAAGGAGAAGACGATTGGGCCGGGCTAACTGATCCAATGGACCCGGTTCTAAGATCGGAGCTGATCCGTTACGGCGAAATGGCCCAGGCCTGTTACGACGCCTTCGACTTCGATCCTTCCTCGAGGTACTGCGGCAGCTCCAGATTCTCCCGCCACGAGTTTTTCGATTCCCTTGGGATGAAGGGATCGGGGTACGAGGTGGCGCGTTACCTCTACGCGACGTCGAACATCAACCTCCCCAACTTCTTCTCGAAATCGAGGTGGTCTAAGGTGTGGAGCAAAAACGCTAACTGGATGGGATACGTCGCCGTTTCGGACGACGAAGCCGCCACGCGTCACCGTCTCGGACGACGCGATATCGCGATCGCGTGGAGAGGAACCGTTACGCGATTGGAATGGATCGCGGATCTCAAGGACTATTTAAAACCGGTATACCGAAACAACCTCCGGTGCCCCGACCCGGCCGTTAAGGTCGAATCCGGGTTTCTGGATCTTTACACGGATAAAGACACGTCATGCAAGTTCTCGAGATTCTCGGCGCGTGAGCAGGTCTTAGCGGAGGTGAAGCGTCTGGTGGAGAGGTACGGCGACGATGAAGAAGAGGAGCTGAGCATCACCGTAACGGGACACAGCCTCGGCGGCGCGTTGGCGATACTGAGCGCGTACGACGTGGCGGAGATGGGGTTGAATCGGAGTCGGAGCGGGAAGGTGATTCCGGTGACGGTTTTGACTTACGGTGGGCCGCGCGTGGGCAACGTGAGGTTCAAGGAGAGGTTGAAGGAGCTGGGAGTGAAGGTGATGAGAGTTGTGAACGTGCATGACGTCGTTCCGAAATCGCCGGGACTGTTTCTGAACGAGCGTGCTCCGCACGCGGTGATGAAAATAGCCGAGGGGTTGCCGTGGTGTTACTGCCACGTGGGGGAGGAGCTGGCGCTGGATCACCAGAACTCGCCGTTCCTTAAGTCCTCCGTTGATCCTTCTAATGCTCATAACCTCGAGGCTCTACTCCATCTCCTTGACGGGTgagtcttaaaaaaaattacacatattAGAGAATAAATTCaaaactgaataaaaaaaaaattcaaaactttttttttttggataattctctcaaatagcttttttttttgtcacagctttaaaaaaatgaccaaatggtctatttttattttaaaatttttaatatatttttttttaatttgaaactctATTCCAAAACACCATCCATTAACTATAAACCCTCTaaggtaaaaaatatatattttattctttaataaaaaaaatttttgtcattttttcattgaaaactATTTCTGcgacaaaaacataaaaatagcTAAAAATAGCTATCctagaattattttttttgtaacgaaATTCGAAACTGATTATAAATACGTTTATTGATTACCAATTTTTATCAACTTTAAACCAGtagtattttaattaattttaacagTATTAACTAACTATAATATGTATATAGGAAAAATTATTGTTGAAACAAATTTCTGAATATATTCATATCTTTTTCTTGCTCCAAAATTTGCATAAATTTAAAAGATCAAATAAAGTTGGAATCGTTTATTTTGGaaagcaaaaaaataattagaaagtTAACTAAATGTTCCAAATTTACAGGCTTTTGTgagaaaaatttgaaataaattaaaaaggcATTATTAGTAGCAAACTTGCAGCCAGGCAGGAGAGACCTAGACTGAAACATATGATAGTGACtgattagataatatgatttaaaggccaacaaaattaaaaattgatatGATTTAGATGGTGAGACTTTACAACACTAGTAAAATAAACTGGTGAGTTGAATAAAAGTCGTCGTatagaaattttgttttattatctcCAGAAGTTAAAAACGACAAAATTTAAGCCGTGGGAAATATAGAATGGACAAGATAACCAATTCTATTATTCGaagataaatatttgataatacaAAAAGTTTAGAATTGGGATCTTCTGGATTACgtctatttaaataaatttatatgcgATATGATTGACCCGAGTATCACGTGAATGTCTGATTTAGTGATATGAAACTATACACTagtattaattattaatgtttgCTTTTGCTGTTAATTAAGATGTATCAACTCTTTTGGTGGCAGGTATCATGGAAAAGGGGAGAGATTTGTGCTGTCGAGTGGGAGAGATCCAGCGTTAGTGAACAAAGCATCGGATTTTCTGAAAGAACACTTCATGGTTCCACCGTTTTGGCGACAA
This window encodes:
- the LOC103865047 gene encoding phospholipase A1-Igamma2, chloroplastic; translated protein: MATIPSHNVLTKNYHSSPSFKTTSSSEPSFIHLPEKRSRVAAKASLSRTNEASLSAVISRLERERQGLTDGGGEQWRTAEDFRLRDKKTEEERRLRDTWRKIQGEDDWAGLTDPMDPVLRSELIRYGEMAQACYDAFDFDPSSRYCGSSRFSRHEFFDSLGMKGSGYEVARYLYATSNINLPNFFSKSRWSKVWSKNANWMGYVAVSDDEAATRHRLGRRDIAIAWRGTVTRLEWIADLKDYLKPVYRNNLRCPDPAVKVESGFLDLYTDKDTSCKFSRFSAREQVLAEVKRLVERYGDDEEEELSITVTGHSLGGALAILSAYDVAEMGLNRSRSGKVIPVTVLTYGGPRVGNVRFKERLKELGVKVMRVVNVHDVVPKSPGLFLNERAPHAVMKIAEGLPWCYCHVGEELALDHQNSPFLKSSVDPSNAHNLEALLHLLDGYHGKGERFVLSSGRDPALVNKASDFLKEHFMVPPFWRQDANKGMVRNSEGRWIQAERLRSEDHHSPDIHHHLSQLRLLPS